The following are encoded together in the Sphingomonas insulae genome:
- the pdxA gene encoding 4-hydroxythreonine-4-phosphate dehydrogenase PdxA has product MARAVPLAIPMGDPAGIGPEIIAKSWAVRNLHSLPPFALIGDVAAVAQVWTGPIERVESLDAASTVFDRALPVLSVAEGGAVTPGTPDTHGARAALRALEHGIDLTRSGVARGLVTGPVSKAQLYGIGFNQPGQTEFVAERCGIAADAAVMMLAGPSLRVVPITAHVPLAEVSSLLSIELIVAKGRATAMGLMQDFGLVAPRLAFAGFNPHAGESGTIGREEIDLLQPAIAQLRAEGIDATGPFAADTLFHATARTGYDAVLCCYHDQALVPIKTLHFDEGVNITLGLPIVRTSPDHGTAFDIAGQDRAHPGAMIAAIAMAGQAADRRIGI; this is encoded by the coding sequence ATGGCGCGCGCCGTGCCGCTCGCGATACCGATGGGCGATCCTGCCGGGATCGGCCCGGAGATCATCGCCAAGAGCTGGGCGGTGCGAAACCTGCACAGCCTGCCGCCCTTCGCCCTGATCGGTGACGTGGCGGCCGTAGCACAGGTATGGACCGGGCCGATCGAACGGGTCGAGAGCCTCGACGCCGCGTCGACGGTCTTCGATCGCGCGCTGCCGGTCCTGAGCGTCGCCGAGGGCGGTGCGGTCACGCCGGGCACGCCGGACACGCACGGTGCGCGTGCCGCCCTGCGCGCGCTGGAGCATGGGATCGATCTTACCCGATCCGGTGTGGCGCGAGGCCTCGTAACGGGACCGGTGTCGAAGGCGCAGCTCTATGGCATCGGGTTCAATCAGCCGGGCCAGACCGAATTCGTCGCGGAACGCTGTGGCATCGCGGCCGATGCCGCCGTGATGATGCTGGCGGGTCCGTCGCTGCGCGTGGTACCCATCACCGCACATGTACCGCTGGCTGAGGTATCGTCGCTGCTGTCGATCGAACTGATCGTGGCGAAGGGGCGCGCGACGGCGATGGGCCTGATGCAGGATTTCGGGCTCGTCGCGCCGCGTCTGGCATTTGCCGGGTTCAACCCCCATGCGGGCGAAAGCGGTACGATCGGGCGGGAGGAGATCGACCTGCTGCAGCCGGCCATCGCGCAATTGCGCGCCGAGGGCATCGACGCCACCGGTCCGTTTGCCGCCGATACGCTGTTCCATGCAACCGCGCGCACCGGCTACGATGCCGTTCTATGCTGCTATCACGATCAGGCGCTGGTGCCGATCAAGACGCTGCATTTCGATGAGGGGGTCAACATCACGCTCGGCCTGCCGATCGTGCGCACGTCCCCGGACCATGGCACCGCGTTCGACATCGCCGGTCAGGACCGGGCGCATCCGGGCGCGATGATCGCGGCAATCGCGATGGCCGGACAGGCGGCGGATCGCCGCATCGGCATATGA
- the rsmA gene encoding 16S rRNA (adenine(1518)-N(6)/adenine(1519)-N(6))-dimethyltransferase RsmA, whose product MIVAPVGGKLPPLRDVIARYGLNASKALGQNFLFDGQLLARIAAVPGDIHDAEVLEVGPGPGGLTRALLAAGARVTAIERDRRCIPALAELAAAYPDRLRVIEGDALDVDAPSLFEGRPHIVSNLPYNVGTALLVGWLTAAWQPWWQSATLMFQKEVADRIVASANDDAYGRLAVLSQWRSSARIAMPVHRSAFTPPPKVMSAVVHIVPGDAPADVDVRVIERITAAAFGQRRKMLRQSLKGVAGALAALERIGIDATRRAETVSVAEFVTLAREVGRQ is encoded by the coding sequence ATGATCGTCGCACCCGTTGGCGGCAAGCTGCCGCCGCTGCGCGACGTCATCGCCAGATATGGGCTGAACGCCAGCAAGGCACTGGGACAGAATTTCCTGTTCGACGGGCAATTGCTCGCCCGCATCGCCGCGGTGCCCGGCGACATTCACGATGCGGAAGTGCTGGAGGTTGGACCCGGCCCGGGCGGTTTGACGCGTGCGCTGCTGGCCGCCGGAGCGCGCGTGACGGCGATCGAGCGCGACCGTCGCTGCATCCCGGCGCTCGCCGAATTGGCCGCCGCCTATCCGGATCGCCTGCGGGTGATCGAAGGCGATGCGCTCGATGTGGATGCGCCAAGTCTGTTCGAGGGGCGGCCGCACATCGTCTCCAACCTGCCATACAATGTCGGCACGGCGCTGCTCGTCGGCTGGTTGACGGCGGCGTGGCAGCCGTGGTGGCAATCCGCGACACTGATGTTTCAGAAAGAAGTGGCCGACCGGATCGTCGCATCCGCGAATGACGATGCGTACGGCCGGTTGGCGGTGCTGAGCCAGTGGCGATCGTCCGCGAGGATCGCGATGCCCGTCCACCGGTCGGCCTTCACTCCGCCGCCAAAGGTGATGTCCGCGGTGGTGCATATCGTGCCGGGCGACGCGCCGGCGGATGTCGACGTCCGCGTGATCGAGCGGATCACCGCCGCCGCCTTTGGCCAGCGTCGCAAGATGCTGCGCCAGAGCCTGAAGGGTGTGGCTGGCGCTCTCGCTGCCCTGGAGCGGATCGGCATCGATGCGACCCGCCGGGCCGAAACGGTGAGCGTCGCCGAATTCGTCACCTTGGCGCGAGAGGTCGGGCGCCAGTAA
- a CDS encoding tetratricopeptide repeat protein yields MRVTSVAIAATLTLVCVSTSLNGQRPDNAIDARSLQLLAEGRAARAAGNLDGATDLLETALAVDPRNRQAFVTLAEVAETRGLPGKAIRLYREALTLEPNDVGALRGQGEALVAKGAVAVARGNLAKIRTLCKAGCPEANQLAAVIAKGPPVTTAQTETKSPETQPAAKE; encoded by the coding sequence ATGCGCGTTACGTCCGTCGCCATCGCCGCAACGTTGACCCTGGTATGCGTTTCCACCTCGTTGAACGGACAGCGGCCCGACAATGCGATCGACGCGCGGTCCCTGCAATTGCTCGCCGAAGGGCGCGCCGCGCGCGCGGCCGGCAATCTCGACGGGGCCACCGACTTGCTGGAGACGGCTTTGGCGGTCGATCCCCGCAACCGTCAGGCTTTCGTGACACTCGCCGAAGTGGCGGAAACGCGCGGCCTGCCCGGAAAGGCGATCAGGCTGTACCGCGAGGCGCTGACATTGGAACCGAACGACGTCGGTGCGCTGCGCGGGCAGGGTGAGGCGCTGGTGGCCAAGGGCGCGGTCGCAGTGGCCCGCGGAAATCTCGCCAAGATCCGCACGCTCTGCAAGGCGGGTTGTCCCGAGGCAAACCAGCTGGCGGCAGTCATTGCCAAGGGGCCACCGGTGACGACGGCGCAGACCGAAACGAAATCGCCTGAAACGCAGCCGGCCGCAAAGGAATAG
- a CDS encoding RsmB/NOP family class I SAM-dependent RNA methyltransferase: MTPAARTQAAIELLDEVIVAARGGGAAADTLVTRYFATRRYAGSKDRRAVRELVYAAIRRAGEMPASGRSAMLAIAADDGDVAATFDGSTHGPAPIGPEERAASSGVMPEWLVHALDRSGVSTDEQAALIARAPLDVRINRLTADVAAIDALGGVPIPGLADGLRLPSGTNVNALAGQVEVQDAGSQIVSLAARAQAGQAIVDLCAGGGGKTLAIAAAMGNHGHILATDVDRGRLSRLAPRAANAGVTIIEPRLLDPKREADALTDWRGSADCVLIDAPCSGTGTWRRNPEARWRLTPDRLGKFAAQQRHVLDVGASLVRPGGALVYIVCSLLDEEGAGQIDDFLTDYPGWLADTSDLPAGRGRGRGTRLDPFHDGTDGFFVARLISPC; encoded by the coding sequence GTGACGCCCGCCGCACGCACCCAAGCCGCCATCGAACTGCTCGACGAGGTGATCGTCGCCGCGCGGGGAGGCGGTGCGGCCGCCGATACGCTGGTCACGCGTTATTTCGCGACGCGGCGCTATGCAGGATCGAAGGATCGGCGCGCGGTGCGGGAACTGGTCTATGCCGCCATTCGCCGGGCGGGCGAGATGCCGGCGTCGGGCAGGTCCGCCATGCTGGCGATTGCTGCGGACGACGGCGACGTCGCCGCTACGTTCGACGGATCGACGCACGGTCCGGCACCCATCGGGCCCGAGGAACGCGCCGCATCCAGCGGCGTCATGCCGGAATGGCTCGTGCATGCGCTGGACCGATCGGGTGTATCGACCGATGAGCAGGCCGCGTTGATCGCGCGCGCGCCGCTGGATGTGCGGATCAATCGGTTGACAGCAGATGTCGCGGCGATCGACGCGCTGGGCGGCGTACCCATTCCCGGCCTGGCGGATGGCCTGCGCCTGCCGTCCGGCACCAACGTCAATGCGTTGGCCGGGCAGGTCGAGGTGCAGGACGCCGGCAGCCAGATCGTCAGCCTGGCGGCCCGTGCTCAGGCTGGACAGGCGATCGTCGACCTGTGTGCCGGCGGCGGCGGCAAGACGCTCGCCATCGCCGCGGCAATGGGCAACCACGGCCATATCCTCGCCACGGATGTCGACCGGGGACGGCTCTCCCGATTGGCGCCGCGCGCGGCCAACGCTGGGGTGACCATCATCGAGCCGCGGTTGCTCGATCCCAAACGCGAGGCTGATGCCCTCACCGATTGGCGCGGCTCCGCCGATTGCGTCCTGATCGACGCACCTTGTTCCGGCACCGGTACGTGGCGGCGCAATCCTGAGGCACGGTGGCGGCTGACGCCGGACAGACTTGGGAAGTTCGCTGCACAGCAGCGGCACGTATTGGACGTCGGCGCTTCACTCGTCCGGCCGGGCGGCGCATTGGTCTATATCGTCTGCTCGCTGCTGGATGAAGAAGGCGCTGGCCAGATCGACGATTTCCTGACCGATTATCCCGGCTGGCTTGCTGACACCTCGGACCTGCCGGCGGGGCGGGGCCGGGGGCGTGGCACGCGGCTCGATCCATTCCACGACGGCACCGACGGCTTTTTTGTCGCGCGGCTGATAAGCCCCTGCTAA
- the guaB gene encoding IMP dehydrogenase has translation MNIRLGLTFDDVLLVPAESDILPSTADTRTQLTRGIALNIPILSSAMDTVTEADMAIVMAQLGGIGVLHRNLSVEEQVAAVRQVKRFESGMVVNPITIAPTATLAEAQALMAHHKISGIPVVERDGKLVGILTNRDVRFAENPKQPVAELMTHDDLATVSTDVGQEEARRLLHQRRIEKLLVVDDAYRCVGLITVKDIEKAVTYPTATKDAAGRLRVASATTVGDKGFERTEALVDAECDLIVIDTAHGHNRDVARAVERVKKLSNSVQVVAGNVATGAATRALIDAGADGIKVGIGPGSICTTRVVAGVGVPQLTAVMDCAEAAARAGVPVIADGGLRTSGDLAKALAAGASTCMVGSLLAGTEEAPGETFLYQGRAYKSYRGMGSVGAMGRGSADRYFQGDIKDQMKLVPEGIEGQVAYKGPAKDVIHQLVGGIKAAMGYTGSATIPDLQTRAQFVQITGAGLKESHVHDVTITREAPNYPTR, from the coding sequence TTGAACATCCGGCTCGGCCTCACCTTCGACGACGTCCTGCTCGTACCAGCCGAGTCGGACATCCTGCCGAGCACCGCGGATACGCGCACGCAGCTGACGCGGGGGATCGCGCTCAACATCCCGATCCTGTCGTCGGCGATGGATACGGTGACCGAGGCGGACATGGCGATCGTCATGGCGCAGCTGGGCGGCATCGGGGTGTTGCACCGGAACCTGTCTGTCGAGGAACAGGTGGCCGCGGTGCGCCAGGTCAAACGGTTCGAATCGGGTATGGTTGTTAACCCGATCACGATCGCACCGACCGCGACGTTGGCCGAGGCGCAGGCGCTGATGGCGCATCACAAGATCAGCGGCATTCCCGTGGTGGAGCGGGACGGCAAACTGGTCGGCATCCTCACTAACCGCGATGTCCGCTTCGCCGAAAACCCCAAGCAGCCCGTCGCCGAGCTGATGACGCACGACGACCTCGCCACCGTGTCGACCGATGTCGGGCAGGAAGAGGCGAGGCGGCTGCTCCATCAGCGCCGGATCGAAAAGCTGCTGGTGGTGGATGACGCGTATCGATGCGTCGGGCTGATCACGGTCAAGGACATCGAAAAGGCGGTGACCTATCCCACCGCCACGAAGGACGCCGCGGGTCGGCTGCGGGTCGCCTCGGCGACGACGGTCGGCGACAAGGGGTTCGAACGGACCGAGGCGCTGGTCGATGCCGAATGCGACCTGATCGTCATCGATACGGCGCATGGCCACAATCGCGACGTCGCGCGAGCGGTGGAGCGTGTGAAGAAGCTGAGCAATTCGGTGCAGGTCGTCGCCGGCAACGTCGCGACCGGCGCGGCGACGCGGGCGCTGATCGATGCCGGCGCGGACGGGATCAAGGTGGGGATCGGGCCGGGATCGATCTGCACCACCAGGGTGGTGGCCGGGGTCGGCGTGCCACAATTGACCGCGGTGATGGACTGCGCGGAGGCGGCTGCTCGGGCCGGCGTGCCGGTGATCGCCGACGGCGGACTGCGCACCTCGGGTGACCTTGCCAAGGCGCTGGCAGCGGGTGCGTCGACCTGCATGGTCGGCTCGCTGCTGGCCGGCACCGAGGAAGCACCGGGCGAGACGTTCCTGTATCAGGGGCGCGCCTACAAATCGTATCGCGGCATGGGGTCCGTCGGCGCGATGGGACGCGGATCGGCCGATCGCTATTTCCAGGGTGACATCAAGGATCAGATGAAGCTGGTGCCGGAGGGTATCGAAGGACAAGTCGCGTACAAGGGACCGGCGAAGGACGTGATCCACCAACTGGTCGGCGGCATCAAGGCCGCGATGGGCTATACCGGGTCGGCGACGATCCCCGATCTGCAAACGCGTGCGCAATTCGTTCAGATCACCGGGGCGGGGCTGAAGGAGAGCCACGTGCACGATGTGACGATCACCCGCGAAGCGCCGAATTATCCGACACGCTAG
- a CDS encoding SPFH domain-containing protein, translating into MGITIAAFALVLVLFYLFTSIKIVRQGYQYTIEHFGRYITTASPGFNFYPAFFYRVGRKVNMMEQVIDIPGQEIITKDNAIVSTDGVVFFQVLDAPKAAYEVSDLYVALLQLTTTNLRTVMGSMDLDETLSKRDEINARLLSVVDHATVPWGVKITRVEIKDIRPPADIVTAMGRQMKAEREKRANILEAEGTRASEILRAEGQKQARILEAEGRRESAYRDSEARERAAEAEAKATRVVSEAIEQGGTQAINYFVAQKYVEAIGKFATSPNAKTILFPVEATQLMGTLGGIGELAKDALGKAPAPAPTRGEPKRGPFELPQQ; encoded by the coding sequence ATGGGTATCACGATCGCTGCATTCGCTTTGGTACTGGTGCTGTTCTACCTGTTCACGAGCATCAAGATCGTTCGCCAGGGCTATCAGTACACGATCGAACATTTCGGCCGATACATCACCACGGCCAGTCCCGGCTTCAATTTCTACCCCGCCTTCTTCTATCGCGTCGGCCGCAAGGTGAACATGATGGAGCAGGTGATCGATATTCCGGGACAGGAGATCATCACCAAGGACAATGCGATCGTGTCGACCGACGGCGTCGTCTTCTTCCAGGTGCTCGACGCGCCCAAGGCCGCCTATGAGGTCAGCGACCTGTACGTCGCCTTGCTCCAGTTGACGACGACCAACCTGCGCACCGTGATGGGGTCGATGGATCTCGACGAAACGCTGTCCAAGCGCGACGAGATCAACGCGCGGCTGCTCTCCGTCGTGGACCATGCGACGGTGCCGTGGGGCGTCAAGATCACCCGGGTCGAGATCAAGGATATCCGGCCGCCGGCCGATATTGTCACGGCAATGGGTCGCCAGATGAAGGCGGAGCGCGAGAAGCGCGCCAACATTCTGGAGGCCGAAGGGACGCGGGCATCGGAGATCCTGCGTGCCGAAGGCCAGAAGCAGGCGCGTATCCTGGAGGCCGAAGGACGGCGTGAATCGGCCTATCGCGATTCGGAGGCGCGCGAACGCGCCGCCGAAGCAGAGGCCAAGGCGACCCGCGTGGTGTCCGAGGCGATCGAACAGGGCGGGACACAGGCGATCAACTATTTCGTCGCGCAGAAATATGTGGAGGCCATCGGCAAGTTCGCGACCAGCCCCAATGCCAAGACGATCCTGTTCCCGGTGGAGGCGACGCAGCTGATGGGGACGCTGGGTGGCATCGGCGAACTCGCCAAGGATGCGTTGGGCAAGGCCCCGGCGCCCGCGCCGACGCGCGGCGAACCGAAGCGGGGACCCTTCGAACTGCCCCAACAGTGA
- a CDS encoding NfeD family protein has translation MTLDAIGGAGGAWLIGALALGIAELLIPGVFAVFLAIAAAVVGLAVLVAPALPLEGQIAAFAVWSVVTVVIGKRWYVDFPIATSDPQLNDRAARLIGTTAIVDVAIDANGGRVRIGDGSWPACGTDAAAGERVRITEVRGGLVVVEAIDT, from the coding sequence GTGACGCTCGACGCGATCGGCGGTGCGGGCGGCGCGTGGCTGATCGGTGCCCTGGCGCTCGGCATCGCGGAACTGCTGATCCCCGGTGTCTTCGCCGTCTTCCTCGCGATCGCGGCGGCCGTGGTAGGGCTCGCCGTACTCGTCGCACCGGCGCTGCCGCTAGAGGGGCAGATCGCGGCATTTGCCGTGTGGAGTGTCGTCACCGTCGTGATCGGCAAGCGATGGTACGTCGATTTCCCGATTGCGACCAGCGATCCGCAGCTCAACGATCGGGCGGCTCGCCTGATCGGGACGACGGCCATTGTGGACGTGGCGATCGACGCGAACGGCGGGCGCGTTCGGATCGGTGACGGGTCGTGGCCCGCATGCGGAACGGACGCTGCGGCAGGCGAGCGCGTGCGGATCACCGAGGTGCGCGGCGGCCTGGTGGTCGTGGAAGCGATCGACACCTAA
- a CDS encoding acyl-CoA thioesterase, whose amino-acid sequence MTQSIPHLYPIGIDPGDIDFMGHVNNASYLKWVQDAVVSHWQKLAPAEAVAAHLWVALKHEITYRKPTFLGDDVIATVLLEKVQGARAFYETVIRRGEEVLAEVKSSWCCLDAETLKPARLARDIVEQFFQRGDGPGSASGLAEGKA is encoded by the coding sequence GTGACGCAGAGCATTCCCCATCTTTACCCGATCGGCATCGATCCCGGCGACATCGACTTCATGGGGCACGTCAACAACGCGAGCTACCTGAAGTGGGTCCAGGATGCGGTGGTAAGCCATTGGCAGAAGCTGGCGCCGGCCGAGGCGGTCGCCGCGCATCTGTGGGTCGCGCTGAAGCACGAGATCACCTATCGCAAGCCGACCTTCCTTGGCGACGACGTGATTGCGACGGTGCTGCTGGAAAAGGTGCAGGGCGCCCGCGCATTCTACGAGACGGTGATCCGGCGCGGCGAAGAGGTGCTGGCCGAGGTGAAGTCGAGCTGGTGTTGCCTGGATGCGGAAACCCTGAAGCCGGCGCGGCTGGCGCGCGATATCGTCGAACAGTTCTTCCAGCGCGGCGATGGTCCGGGATCGGCCAGCGGTCTGGCCGAGGGCAAGGCGTAA